One genomic region from Vibrio cyclitrophicus encodes:
- the trmD gene encoding tRNA (guanosine(37)-N1)-methyltransferase TrmD → MWVGVISLFPEMFRSVTDFGVTGQAVKKGLLSIETWNPRDFTHDKHRTVDDRPYGGGPGMLMMVQPLRDAIKTAKQAAPGKTKVIYLSPQGRKLDQKGVEELATNENLLLICGRYEGVDERIIQSEVDEEWSIGDFVMTGGELPAMTLIDSVSRFVPGVLGDFASAEEDSFANGLLDCPHYTRPEVLDDKDVPSVLKSGNHKDIRRWRLKQSLGRTWLRRPELLENLALTDEQEQLLAEFIKEHRS, encoded by the coding sequence ATGTGGGTTGGCGTAATTAGCCTGTTTCCTGAAATGTTCCGTTCTGTTACTGATTTTGGAGTAACAGGTCAAGCGGTTAAGAAAGGTCTTTTATCTATTGAGACATGGAATCCTCGTGATTTCACTCATGATAAACATCGCACTGTTGATGACAGACCTTACGGTGGTGGTCCTGGCATGTTAATGATGGTTCAGCCTTTGCGCGACGCTATCAAAACTGCCAAGCAAGCAGCACCGGGGAAGACGAAAGTTATCTATCTTTCACCTCAAGGTCGTAAACTCGACCAAAAAGGTGTTGAAGAGCTGGCAACAAACGAGAATTTACTTCTTATTTGTGGTCGCTATGAAGGGGTAGATGAGCGCATCATTCAATCTGAAGTCGACGAAGAATGGTCGATTGGCGATTTTGTGATGACGGGTGGTGAGCTACCAGCCATGACGTTGATTGATTCAGTATCTCGGTTTGTTCCGGGTGTACTTGGAGATTTCGCTTCAGCAGAAGAAGATTCTTTTGCAAATGGTTTGCTAGATTGTCCCCATTATACGCGCCCTGAGGTGCTAGACGATAAAGATGTGCCATCGGTACTCAAGTCTGGAAACCATAAGGATATTCGTCGCTGGCGGTTGAAACAATCGCTGGGCCGAACTTGGCTAAGAAGACCAGAACTCCTGGAAAACCTAGCTCTGACTGACGAACAGGAACAATTACTGGCTGAATTCATTAAAGAGCATCGCTCTTAA
- a CDS encoding prepilin peptidase, with protein MEVFHYYPWLFPVLAFIFSLLIGSFLNVVIHRLPIMMEREWQQECSEYFSQCKIPAPEGKFNLSIPRSTCPKCKTQLRAIDNIPVLSWLFLKGKCRSCTNPISARYPLVELLTAILCTVVASHFGFSYYAIALIFFTFALITATFIDLDTMLLPDQITLPLVWSGIALALFNISPVSLQDSVVGAMAGYLALWSVYWLFKLLTGKEGMGYGDFKLLAALGAWLGWQHLPMIILLSSLVGLVFGLIQLRLKQQGIDKAFPFGPYLAIAGWVSLMWGNDIMGWYFTSVLGI; from the coding sequence ATGGAAGTATTTCACTACTATCCTTGGCTATTCCCCGTATTAGCTTTCATTTTTAGCCTCCTTATCGGTAGCTTCCTCAATGTGGTCATACATCGTTTACCGATTATGATGGAGCGAGAGTGGCAACAAGAGTGCTCGGAATATTTCTCTCAATGTAAAATTCCAGCACCAGAAGGAAAGTTTAATCTCAGCATTCCTCGCTCTACTTGCCCTAAGTGTAAAACCCAACTGAGAGCAATCGACAACATCCCTGTATTAAGCTGGTTATTCCTAAAAGGTAAGTGCCGCAGTTGTACTAACCCCATCAGCGCCCGTTATCCCTTGGTCGAACTGCTTACAGCGATACTTTGTACCGTAGTCGCTAGCCACTTTGGTTTCAGTTATTACGCGATTGCTCTGATATTTTTCACCTTTGCTTTGATTACCGCGACCTTTATCGATCTCGATACTATGTTACTGCCGGATCAAATTACCTTACCTTTAGTTTGGTCTGGTATCGCTTTGGCCTTATTTAATATCAGCCCGGTATCACTGCAAGATTCCGTCGTTGGAGCGATGGCTGGTTACCTAGCACTTTGGTCTGTTTACTGGCTGTTCAAGCTGCTCACTGGCAAAGAAGGGATGGGGTACGGTGATTTTAAATTGCTAGCGGCATTAGGGGCATGGCTTGGTTGGCAACATCTACCAATGATCATCCTTCTGTCATCGCTAGTGGGCCTTGTGTTCGGATTGATTCAACTGCGACTGAAGCAACAAGGCATAGACAAAGCTTTCCCATTTGGGCCCTATCTAGCGATTGCTGGTTGGGTAAGTCTGATGTGGGGTAACGACATCATGGGTTGGTATTTCACTTCTGTACTAGGAATTTAA
- a CDS encoding pilin codes for MNNKSKRTNQKGFTLIELMIVVAIIGILSAFAVPAYQNYTMKAHASEMLSASSAMKMSLGICLVNGEANCSSGNGGVPDSQTLGEFTVSAVAGVSDAATTIQAIVDAGQTKGRLVEGDSITITPDLTTSGVTWEVTCTNGGTQNADVSDWCPAN; via the coding sequence ATGAATAACAAAAGTAAAAGAACAAATCAGAAAGGTTTTACACTGATTGAATTAATGATTGTAGTGGCGATTATTGGTATTTTGTCAGCATTTGCTGTGCCTGCTTACCAAAACTACACAATGAAAGCACACGCTAGTGAAATGTTAAGTGCTTCATCTGCGATGAAAATGTCTCTCGGTATATGTCTAGTAAATGGCGAAGCTAATTGCTCATCAGGTAACGGTGGTGTGCCAGATTCACAGACTCTAGGAGAATTTACTGTCTCAGCAGTTGCTGGTGTTAGTGATGCGGCTACAACGATTCAAGCAATTGTCGATGCAGGCCAAACAAAAGGAAGATTAGTTGAAGGAGACAGCATAACCATAACTCCTGACTTAACAACCTCAGGAGTAACATGGGAAGTGACATGTACAAATGGAGGAACACAAAACGCGGATGTATCTGATTGGTGTCCAGCTAACTAA
- the rplS gene encoding 50S ribosomal protein L19 has product MSNIIKALEEEQLKSDLPKFAPGDTVVVQVKVKEGDRERLQAFEGVVIAIRNRGLHSAFTVRKISNGEGVERAFQTHSPMVDSIEVKRRGAVRRAKLYYLRERSGKSARIKEKLTKK; this is encoded by the coding sequence ATGAGCAACATTATCAAGGCTCTTGAAGAAGAGCAACTAAAATCAGACCTTCCTAAATTCGCACCAGGTGACACTGTTGTAGTTCAGGTTAAGGTAAAAGAAGGTGACCGTGAGCGTCTACAGGCTTTCGAAGGCGTTGTAATCGCTATTCGTAACCGTGGTCTACACTCTGCATTTACAGTTCGTAAGATCTCGAACGGTGAAGGCGTAGAGCGTGCGTTCCAAACTCACTCTCCAATGGTTGATAGCATCGAAGTTAAACGCCGTGGTGCAGTACGTCGTGCCAAGTTGTACTACCTACGTGAGCGTTCTGGTAAGTCAGCTCGTATTAAAGAGAAGCTTACTAAGAAGTAA
- the pilB gene encoding type IV-A pilus assembly ATPase PilB: protein MLTNLPTVLRQAGLLSLTQEQAVAEQVQASGISTPEALLALDFFSGDSLANNIKTIFGLPLVQLANTDYETLRDQLGLRELITKYRAIPISVSSSTLTLASADPTDLQAEDDFRFATGLQVELVVANYSELEGAIRKLYGRSISGQDSKRKEITQDELANLVKVSDDEITSIEDLSQDDSPVSRFINQILVDAVRKGASDIHFEPYEEHYRVRLRCDGILVETQQPASHLSRRLSARLKILAKLDIAERRLPQDGRIKLRLNDELAIDMRVSTLPTLWGEKIVLRLLDSSAANLDIDKLGYSEAQKALYLNALKRPQGMILMTGPTGSGKTVSLYTGLRVLNTSERNISTAEDPVEINLCGINQVQVTPKIGFGFAEALRSFLRQDPDIVMVGEIRDLETAEIAIKASQTGHLVLSTLHTNSAAETVTRLAHMGIEPFNLASSLSLIIAQRLARRLCNHCKETDDSPDIFLRHSIPNSQTIYKANSQGCNECNQGYSGRVGIYEVMPFTDNLKTSLINKPNALAIEALARREGMRTLQESGLDKLLEGTTSYQELQRVLYL from the coding sequence ATGCTCACTAACCTCCCAACCGTTCTACGTCAGGCTGGCTTACTTAGCCTGACTCAAGAACAAGCCGTTGCGGAACAAGTACAAGCTTCAGGCATTTCGACACCTGAAGCTTTGCTCGCTCTGGATTTCTTCAGCGGCGATTCCTTAGCAAACAACATTAAAACCATCTTCGGCTTACCCTTAGTACAACTTGCCAATACGGACTATGAAACCTTACGTGACCAATTAGGGCTTCGCGAACTGATTACTAAATATCGTGCTATCCCGATTTCAGTTTCTAGCTCAACTCTCACACTCGCTTCTGCCGACCCTACGGATTTACAGGCTGAAGATGACTTCCGCTTTGCGACAGGGTTGCAGGTTGAATTGGTTGTTGCTAATTACTCTGAATTAGAAGGCGCGATACGCAAGCTGTATGGTCGATCTATTTCCGGGCAAGATTCTAAGCGTAAAGAGATCACCCAAGATGAGCTAGCTAACCTCGTGAAGGTATCTGACGACGAAATAACGTCGATTGAAGATCTCAGCCAAGACGACTCCCCTGTGAGTCGCTTTATCAATCAGATTCTGGTTGATGCGGTACGTAAAGGCGCATCGGACATCCATTTTGAGCCCTACGAAGAACACTACCGAGTGCGCCTACGTTGCGATGGCATTCTTGTCGAGACCCAACAGCCCGCCTCTCATTTAAGCCGTCGATTATCAGCGCGCTTAAAGATCCTCGCAAAACTGGATATTGCAGAACGTCGCTTACCTCAAGATGGTCGTATTAAACTGCGTTTAAATGACGAACTGGCAATTGATATGCGCGTATCAACACTGCCTACCTTATGGGGCGAGAAGATCGTACTGCGATTGCTTGATAGCAGTGCGGCCAATCTCGATATCGATAAGCTCGGTTACAGCGAGGCGCAAAAAGCCCTCTACCTCAATGCACTAAAGCGCCCGCAAGGGATGATCTTAATGACCGGGCCAACCGGCAGCGGTAAAACGGTTTCTCTTTATACTGGACTTCGAGTACTCAACACCTCTGAACGCAACATCTCAACAGCTGAAGACCCTGTAGAGATTAACCTGTGTGGCATCAATCAGGTACAAGTGACGCCTAAGATTGGCTTTGGTTTCGCCGAGGCACTACGATCGTTTTTACGACAAGACCCAGACATCGTGATGGTTGGAGAAATCCGAGATTTAGAAACCGCCGAGATCGCGATCAAAGCATCGCAAACAGGTCACTTGGTGCTTTCTACACTGCACACCAATTCTGCTGCTGAAACCGTAACTCGGCTTGCTCACATGGGAATTGAACCCTTTAATCTTGCTTCGTCATTGAGCCTAATCATAGCCCAACGACTGGCAAGACGCTTGTGCAACCATTGCAAAGAAACAGACGACTCGCCGGACATATTTCTGCGTCACTCTATCCCAAACAGCCAAACCATCTACAAAGCCAACTCTCAAGGCTGTAATGAGTGTAACCAAGGTTACTCAGGTCGAGTGGGTATCTATGAAGTGATGCCGTTTACCGACAACCTAAAAACCAGCCTTATCAATAAACCCAATGCGCTAGCGATTGAAGCTCTCGCACGTCGAGAAGGCATGCGCACTCTGCAAGAGTCAGGGCTAGATAAACTGCTTGAAGGCACCACCAGCTATCAAGAGCTACAACGTGTTCTATACCTATAA
- the nadC gene encoding carboxylating nicotinate-nucleotide diphosphorylase, translating into MKNTHNSHQRLDYLKEQLPLEITRAVAETIREDLGGTLDPAADITASLIPADAINSATIITREHGVFCGKAWADEVFKQLGGEVTIEWNVEDGDKVEPNQTLCTLTGPARALLTGERNAMNFIQTLSGCATTTAIYADKIKHTECRLLDTRKTIPGLRSALKYAVACGGGFNHRIGVFDAYLIKENHIIACSGIEKAISTAKELNPGKPVEVETESLEELEQAISAGADIIMLDNFTTDMMREAVKINAGRAALENSGNVTLDTIAEFAETGVDYISVGALTKHLKAMDLSMRFKA; encoded by the coding sequence ATGAAAAACACACATAACAGCCACCAACGCCTTGACTACTTAAAAGAGCAACTGCCTCTAGAGATCACTCGTGCAGTCGCTGAGACTATCCGAGAAGATCTAGGCGGAACACTCGATCCAGCGGCTGATATTACGGCAAGTCTAATCCCAGCAGACGCAATCAACAGCGCGACCATCATTACCCGTGAACACGGTGTGTTTTGTGGTAAAGCTTGGGCTGATGAAGTGTTTAAGCAATTAGGCGGTGAAGTGACTATCGAGTGGAACGTAGAAGACGGCGACAAGGTTGAACCAAACCAAACACTTTGCACGCTAACTGGCCCTGCACGCGCGCTATTAACCGGTGAACGTAACGCAATGAACTTCATTCAAACGCTATCTGGCTGCGCGACGACGACGGCAATCTACGCAGATAAAATCAAGCACACAGAATGCCGCCTGTTAGATACTCGTAAAACGATCCCAGGCCTACGCAGCGCTTTAAAATACGCAGTCGCTTGTGGTGGTGGTTTCAACCACCGTATTGGTGTATTCGATGCTTATCTAATCAAAGAAAACCATATCATCGCCTGTAGTGGCATTGAGAAAGCGATTTCTACGGCAAAAGAGCTTAACCCAGGTAAGCCTGTAGAAGTTGAAACAGAAAGCCTAGAAGAGTTAGAGCAAGCAATCAGCGCTGGCGCAGACATCATCATGCTAGACAACTTCACTACCGACATGATGCGTGAAGCGGTTAAAATCAACGCTGGCCGTGCCGCACTAGAGAACTCAGGCAATGTAACTCTAGACACTATCGCAGAGTTCGCTGAAACGGGTGTTGATTACATCTCGGTAGGCGCACTCACTAAGCACTTAAAAGCAATGGATTTATCTATGAGATTCAAAGCTTAA
- the yacG gene encoding DNA gyrase inhibitor YacG — protein sequence MSKKITIVKCPQCNADVEWGEQSPHRPFCSKQCQMIDFGEWADEENSIAGAPDMSDSDGWSEDPY from the coding sequence ATGTCGAAAAAAATCACCATCGTTAAATGCCCTCAATGTAATGCTGACGTTGAATGGGGTGAACAAAGCCCACATCGCCCGTTTTGCAGCAAGCAATGTCAGATGATTGATTTTGGAGAATGGGCAGACGAAGAGAACAGTATCGCTGGCGCACCGGATATGTCGGATAGCGATGGTTGGTCAGAAGATCCGTACTAA
- the pdhR gene encoding pyruvate dehydrogenase complex transcriptional repressor PdhR: MAYQRIRQPKLSDVIEQELERLIVEGTLAPGQQLPPERELAKQFDVSRPSIREAIQRLEAKRLLTRRQGGGTFVSENIWKSFSDPLLNLLSSHSETQLDLLESRHAMEGISAYFAALRGTDEDFARIQACQEKIHGAQDKGDIEAESAAVMAFLIALTEAAHNVVLLHIVRSLAPLLEQNVLENLNLLHRRKDVVEKVSIHRANIVDAIVSGQPEQAREMSHSHLAYIEETLLDLTKEESRRERSLRRIQQGK, encoded by the coding sequence ATGGCTTATCAAAGGATTCGTCAGCCAAAACTCTCCGATGTTATCGAACAAGAGTTAGAAAGGTTGATTGTGGAGGGAACACTGGCTCCTGGGCAGCAGCTGCCACCAGAGCGCGAACTGGCGAAACAGTTCGATGTGTCTCGTCCTTCAATTCGAGAAGCCATACAACGTTTAGAAGCAAAACGCTTGCTTACTCGCCGTCAAGGTGGAGGTACGTTTGTGAGCGAAAATATCTGGAAAAGCTTTTCAGATCCTTTGCTTAATTTGTTGTCATCCCATTCTGAAACCCAACTAGACTTGTTGGAATCGCGTCATGCGATGGAAGGGATTTCGGCTTACTTTGCGGCATTACGTGGTACTGATGAAGACTTTGCTCGAATTCAAGCATGCCAAGAAAAGATTCATGGTGCGCAAGATAAGGGTGATATTGAAGCCGAATCTGCAGCAGTGATGGCTTTTCTTATTGCTTTAACAGAGGCTGCACACAATGTGGTGTTATTGCACATTGTTCGTAGTTTGGCTCCGTTACTCGAACAAAACGTCTTAGAGAATTTAAATCTGTTGCATCGTCGTAAAGACGTTGTGGAGAAAGTGAGTATACATCGAGCTAACATTGTAGATGCGATTGTTTCAGGGCAGCCAGAACAGGCACGTGAAATGTCACATTCTCATTTAGCTTACATCGAAGAAACATTGCTGGATTTGACGAAGGAAGAGTCGCGTCGCGAACGTTCCCTACGTCGAATTCAACAGGGTAAATAG
- the rimM gene encoding ribosome maturation factor RimM (Essential for efficient processing of 16S rRNA) produces the protein MSMKGKETMSEQNNRIVMGKLGSTYGIRGWLKVFSYTDNAESIFDYSPWYLNLKGKWVEYKVESWKRHGQGYVCKLAGLDVREDAQLMTNFEIAIDPASLPELSEDEFYWRELFGMQVFTTKGYNLGEVTDLLETGSNDVLVIKANLKDAFGQKERLVPYLEEQVIKKVDREARRIEVDWDPGF, from the coding sequence ATGTCGATGAAGGGTAAAGAAACTATGAGCGAGCAAAACAATAGAATTGTCATGGGTAAACTTGGGTCTACCTATGGTATTCGTGGCTGGCTTAAAGTGTTCTCCTACACAGACAATGCTGAAAGCATATTTGATTACAGCCCTTGGTATTTAAACCTAAAGGGTAAGTGGGTTGAGTACAAAGTTGAGAGCTGGAAACGTCATGGCCAAGGTTATGTATGTAAGCTAGCGGGATTAGATGTTCGTGAAGACGCGCAACTGATGACTAACTTTGAAATTGCTATTGACCCTGCTTCGTTACCTGAATTGTCAGAAGATGAATTCTACTGGCGCGAATTGTTTGGTATGCAAGTTTTTACAACTAAAGGCTACAACCTTGGTGAGGTCACTGACCTGTTAGAAACTGGCTCGAACGATGTTCTAGTAATCAAAGCAAATCTTAAAGATGCTTTTGGCCAAAAGGAACGGTTAGTACCGTACCTTGAAGAGCAAGTGATCAAGAAAGTTGATCGCGAAGCTCGCCGGATCGAAGTTGACTGGGATCCTGGATTCTAA
- a CDS encoding type II secretion system F family protein, which translates to MSSKSKQSQLKNYHWKGINSSGKKMSGQSLALTELEVREKLKEQYIQIKKIKKKSISAITRLTHQVKAKDITILTRQLATMLATGVPIVQAIKLVSDNHRKAEMKSILSHICKGVEAGTPISKAMRTASRHFDDLYTDLVATGELSGNLAQVFERLATYREKSEQLKAKVVKALIYPAMVVTVALTVSYLMLTMVIPEFESMFSGFGADLPWFTQQVLDLSHWMQAYSFYTALGIGATSLVVHQLCQRSYSIRLSASRLVLRFPVLGGVMAKASIAKFSRTLSTSFSSGIPILMSLKTTAKTAGSLHYESAIIEVHRETAAGMPMYIAMRNTNAFPEMVLQMVMIGEESGNLDDMLNKVASIYEFEVDNTVDNLGKILEPLIIVFLGTVVGGLVVAMYLPIFNLMSVLG; encoded by the coding sequence ATGAGTAGTAAAAGCAAACAATCACAACTAAAAAACTACCATTGGAAGGGAATCAATAGTTCTGGCAAGAAAATGTCTGGGCAGAGCTTAGCGCTCACCGAATTAGAAGTGCGAGAGAAGCTCAAAGAGCAATATATCCAAATTAAGAAAATCAAAAAGAAAAGTATCTCCGCAATCACTCGTTTAACTCATCAAGTCAAAGCCAAAGACATCACTATTTTGACGAGACAGCTTGCTACCATGCTCGCTACGGGTGTGCCTATCGTGCAAGCCATAAAGTTGGTATCAGATAATCATCGTAAAGCAGAAATGAAATCTATTTTATCGCATATCTGCAAAGGTGTAGAAGCCGGAACGCCAATCTCAAAAGCAATGAGAACCGCAAGCCGCCACTTTGACGATCTCTACACCGACCTAGTCGCCACCGGAGAGCTTTCCGGCAACCTCGCACAAGTCTTTGAACGCTTAGCGACCTATCGTGAAAAAAGTGAACAGTTAAAAGCTAAGGTGGTGAAAGCGCTTATCTATCCAGCAATGGTGGTCACGGTTGCGCTGACCGTCTCCTATCTCATGCTCACCATGGTCATCCCAGAGTTTGAATCGATGTTTTCAGGCTTTGGTGCCGATCTTCCCTGGTTCACCCAACAAGTCCTCGACCTGTCTCATTGGATGCAAGCTTACAGTTTTTATACCGCCCTAGGCATCGGGGCTACCAGCCTGGTTGTTCATCAACTGTGCCAACGTTCTTACTCGATTCGACTATCAGCCAGCCGCTTAGTGTTACGCTTTCCTGTACTAGGTGGCGTAATGGCAAAGGCCTCTATCGCCAAGTTCAGCCGCACCTTATCAACCAGCTTTAGTTCTGGTATTCCGATTCTAATGAGCCTCAAAACTACAGCCAAAACCGCAGGCAGTCTGCATTATGAATCTGCGATCATCGAAGTACACCGAGAAACAGCCGCGGGTATGCCGATGTATATTGCAATGCGCAATACCAATGCCTTCCCTGAAATGGTGTTACAGATGGTGATGATTGGTGAAGAGTCAGGTAACCTTGATGATATGCTGAATAAAGTCGCTTCCATCTATGAGTTTGAAGTCGACAATACCGTCGACAACTTAGGCAAAATTTTAGAGCCACTGATCATCGTGTTTTTAGGTACAGTTGTGGGTGGGCTTGTTGTCGCGATGTACTTACCAATCTTTAATCTTATGAGTGTGTTAGGATAG
- the ampD gene encoding 1,6-anhydro-N-acetylmuramyl-L-alanine amidase AmpD has product MGKVTIYCVSGKESEIKMTISSNGWYDNARHVPSPHFDARPSVDDVSLLVVHNISLPPGQFGGPYIEQFFTGKLDPFEHPFFEVIHQMGVSAHCLIRRDGEVVQFVSFLDRAWHAGQSSFAGRERCNDYSIGIELEGSDFAAYTEQQYQSLSQLTETLMSNFPEITEQRITGHQYIAPLRKTDPGLVFDWQKLKRKLKA; this is encoded by the coding sequence ATGGGCAAAGTCACAATCTATTGTGTTAGCGGAAAAGAAAGTGAGATTAAGATGACGATCAGCTCCAACGGATGGTATGACAACGCTCGGCATGTTCCTTCCCCGCATTTTGATGCTAGGCCTAGTGTTGATGATGTTTCTTTGCTGGTGGTTCACAATATTAGTTTGCCTCCAGGGCAATTTGGTGGTCCTTATATTGAACAGTTTTTTACGGGTAAGTTAGACCCCTTTGAACATCCTTTTTTTGAGGTGATTCACCAAATGGGCGTGTCTGCCCATTGCTTGATTCGTCGTGATGGTGAAGTGGTGCAGTTTGTTTCGTTCTTAGACCGAGCTTGGCATGCTGGCCAGTCTAGTTTTGCTGGGCGTGAAAGGTGTAATGATTACTCTATTGGTATTGAACTCGAGGGCAGTGACTTTGCGGCTTATACCGAGCAGCAGTATCAATCCTTGTCGCAGCTGACTGAAACTCTAATGTCGAATTTTCCAGAGATCACAGAACAACGCATCACAGGACATCAATATATTGCCCCCTTGCGTAAGACTGACCCTGGTTTGGTTTTCGACTGGCAGAAATTAAAAAGAAAGCTCAAGGCCTGA
- the zapD gene encoding cell division protein ZapD, producing the protein MITHKFEHPLNEKTRIYLRVESLLRQLHLSSTFSDAQQYQLFFRSIFDLIEIFEQIQLKSELAKDIEKQRVTYKSWLDVEGVDQEMLTSLLNDISNIYRELMQAERFGQSLKEDRFLSAIRQRFNLPGGSCCFDLPALHYWLHLPLDKRMRDAKTWMDSLQPLYEALTLWLKLTRETGHFKDQIARAGFFQSDADEANILRLSIPMQYGAYPMISGHKNRFAVKFMSFETGQACTQDIEFELAICT; encoded by the coding sequence ATGATCACCCACAAATTTGAACATCCTCTAAATGAGAAAACACGAATCTACTTAAGAGTTGAATCACTCTTGAGGCAGCTGCACTTGTCTTCTACATTTTCCGATGCTCAACAGTATCAACTCTTTTTCCGTTCGATCTTTGATCTGATTGAAATCTTTGAACAGATCCAACTCAAAAGCGAGCTCGCAAAAGATATTGAGAAGCAGCGTGTAACCTACAAAAGCTGGTTAGATGTTGAAGGTGTCGATCAAGAAATGCTGACTTCACTGCTCAACGACATTAGCAATATCTATCGTGAATTGATGCAGGCAGAGCGTTTTGGCCAGTCACTTAAAGAAGACCGCTTCCTAAGTGCTATTCGTCAACGCTTTAACCTACCTGGTGGCTCATGCTGCTTTGATTTACCTGCGCTACATTATTGGTTACACCTTCCTCTCGATAAGAGAATGAGAGACGCCAAAACGTGGATGGATAGCCTACAGCCTTTGTATGAGGCGCTAACGCTATGGCTGAAACTAACCAGAGAAACAGGTCACTTTAAAGATCAAATTGCACGTGCTGGTTTCTTCCAGAGCGATGCTGATGAAGCGAATATCCTACGTCTTTCTATTCCAATGCAATACGGCGCCTACCCGATGATCTCGGGGCACAAAAACCGTTTTGCCGTTAAATTCATGAGCTTTGAGACTGGACAAGCCTGCACTCAAGATATCGAATTTGAATTAGCAATCTGCACCTAA
- the coaE gene encoding dephospho-CoA kinase (Dephospho-CoA kinase (CoaE) performs the final step in coenzyme A biosynthesis.) — MATIIGLSGGIASGKTTVANLFNEHFNIDIVDADIVAREVVALGSEGLKQITAHFGEAILLEDGTLNRSKLRELIFSDPKQKLWLNDLLHPMIRDKIDSDLSKVTSPYALLVAPLLIENHMQGMADRVLIVDVPVEVQIERTMNRDNVSREQVASILKSQASREQRLAVADDVIKNHTKNQELLPQITDLHQKYLAISTVDGSE, encoded by the coding sequence ATGGCAACGATCATAGGATTAAGTGGTGGTATCGCCAGTGGCAAAACCACCGTGGCTAACCTCTTCAACGAACATTTTAATATTGATATTGTCGATGCTGATATTGTGGCTCGTGAAGTCGTAGCACTGGGCAGCGAAGGTCTCAAACAGATTACTGCTCATTTTGGGGAGGCTATCTTACTTGAAGATGGCACGCTCAACCGAAGTAAACTGCGTGAGCTAATCTTCTCAGATCCCAAACAGAAGCTGTGGCTCAATGACCTCCTTCATCCCATGATCCGCGATAAAATTGACAGTGACCTGTCTAAAGTGACCTCTCCTTATGCTTTATTAGTAGCACCTCTATTAATTGAAAACCATATGCAAGGCATGGCCGATCGCGTATTAATTGTTGATGTGCCAGTAGAAGTACAAATAGAGCGTACGATGAATCGTGATAACGTTTCTAGGGAACAAGTTGCGTCAATTTTAAAATCACAGGCTTCAAGAGAACAACGCTTAGCAGTTGCAGATGATGTGATTAAAAACCATACTAAAAACCAAGAACTTTTGCCTCAAATCACAGATTTACATCAAAAGTATCTGGCAATCAGTACAGTAGATGGGTCAGAATAG